A portion of the Natronococcus sp. AD-5 genome contains these proteins:
- a CDS encoding PAS domain-containing protein, giving the protein MNSTSDADTPLQRRVRQQEVVAELGQRALETDDLDRLLHDAVAGVATTLEAEHAELLESCPGGDALRLRHGVGWRDGLVGSATVPVEPDSQVGETLRSEDPIVVGDLRTADRSSGLEPLTSRSVVSGISAVVGSVEDPWGVLGAHATERREFTQQDADFLQRVANVLTTVIENWRARRDLEEIHGRISDAFFALNEDWEFTYLNDRAHELINPENRELVGENVWDVFSKAVDREFKPTYEHAMYDQETVSFEEYYPEPLDSWFEVRAYPSETGLSVYFRDITERKQRERELERQERRFEAIFDDPNILVGLLGPDGTVLDINRTAMEYIDADLEDVTGEPFWETPWWGADGGGERSDGSRAPEDGRRESADVRADVREWVGRAADGEYVEFETDLTRPDGERYTLSGVFRPVTNDEGEVVSIVVSDRDVTERKQRERELEKARRRYRTLIEYFPNGAVALVDEDLRYVTFGGTPGGDADVTRADLEGAPLREALPPELEDVVVPHYEAALDGETITFERAIDDSVYWFHFAPVRDDDGDVFAAMGMSQSITARVEAQRRLEESERRYRALVEHFPNGIVTLFDHDLEYTLAAGRAFEELPIDPDDLEGRQLRDAWPEDVAEALEPAFEAALNGEVRSVELEYADNEWIVHVVPITDERGDVFAGMTMAQDVTEQKERERYLRDAKAQLEAATEAGAVGTWEWLIPEDRFVTGASFARKFGVDPEDTREGVPLEQVVSSIHAADRNRVRAKIEEAVETCGEYEAEYRVWNADGELRWVVARGHVECDEEGNPETFPGALTDITERKRAEIEAEKQKRQLETLFQVLPVGAVVASADGSLRRANDAAKEIWGGDVFDAESVEEYEKYSAVWADSGEPVEPEEWTMSQVLRGEKITEPNVYEITTFDGERRIIMEHGMPVRDERGDMSRAVVTLTDITERKEYQRKLKESNERLEQFAYAASHDLQEPLRMVSSYLQLIESRYADELDEDGEEFLEFAVDGAERMSDMIEGLLEYSRVETQGDPFDTVDLDAVLDDVLADLQLRIEESDAEITSESLPRVEGDVGQLRQVFQNLLSNAIEYSGDEPPRIRVETEHTGSRWRISVHDEGIGIDPDDQERIFEVFQRIHSQNEGSGTGIGLALTRRIVERHGGEIGIDSEPGDGSTFSFTLPDATDR; this is encoded by the coding sequence ATGAATTCGACTTCCGACGCAGACACGCCGCTCCAGCGTCGGGTCCGTCAGCAGGAAGTCGTTGCCGAACTCGGTCAGCGGGCGCTCGAGACGGACGATCTCGATCGGTTGCTGCACGACGCCGTGGCCGGCGTCGCCACGACGCTCGAGGCGGAGCACGCGGAACTCCTCGAGTCGTGTCCCGGCGGCGACGCCCTCCGATTGCGACACGGCGTCGGATGGCGCGACGGCCTGGTCGGCTCGGCGACGGTACCGGTCGAGCCGGATTCGCAGGTGGGAGAGACGCTGCGCTCCGAGGACCCGATCGTCGTCGGCGATCTTCGAACGGCGGATCGGTCTTCGGGGCTCGAGCCGCTCACCAGCCGCAGCGTCGTCAGCGGGATCAGCGCCGTCGTCGGTTCGGTCGAGGACCCGTGGGGCGTGCTGGGAGCGCACGCGACGGAGCGACGCGAGTTCACGCAACAGGATGCGGACTTCCTGCAGCGCGTCGCGAACGTTCTGACGACGGTAATCGAAAACTGGCGGGCACGACGCGACCTCGAGGAAATACACGGCCGCATCTCGGACGCGTTCTTCGCGCTCAACGAAGACTGGGAGTTCACCTACCTCAACGACCGCGCCCACGAGTTGATCAACCCGGAGAACCGCGAGTTGGTCGGCGAGAACGTCTGGGACGTGTTCTCGAAAGCGGTCGACCGGGAGTTCAAGCCGACCTACGAGCACGCGATGTACGACCAGGAGACCGTCTCGTTCGAGGAGTACTATCCCGAACCGCTCGACAGTTGGTTCGAAGTGCGCGCCTATCCGTCGGAGACTGGGCTCTCCGTCTACTTCCGCGACATCACCGAGCGCAAGCAGCGCGAGCGGGAACTCGAGCGCCAGGAGCGCCGCTTCGAAGCGATCTTCGACGATCCGAACATTCTCGTCGGCCTCCTCGGGCCGGACGGGACGGTGCTCGACATCAACCGGACGGCGATGGAGTACATCGACGCCGACCTCGAGGACGTGACCGGCGAACCGTTCTGGGAAACCCCGTGGTGGGGAGCGGACGGCGGCGGTGAGCGATCCGATGGATCGCGCGCTCCGGAAGACGGGCGCCGCGAGTCCGCCGACGTTCGGGCCGACGTCAGGGAGTGGGTCGGGCGGGCCGCGGACGGCGAGTACGTGGAGTTCGAAACGGACCTCACTCGGCCGGACGGCGAACGATACACCCTGAGCGGCGTCTTCAGACCCGTCACGAACGACGAGGGAGAGGTCGTCTCGATCGTCGTCTCGGATCGCGACGTCACCGAGCGCAAGCAGCGCGAGCGGGAACTCGAGAAGGCCCGACGCCGGTACCGGACGCTCATCGAGTACTTCCCCAACGGCGCCGTCGCCCTCGTCGACGAGGACCTCCGCTACGTCACCTTCGGCGGCACGCCGGGGGGAGACGCGGACGTAACGAGGGCGGACCTCGAGGGCGCCCCCCTTCGCGAGGCGCTGCCGCCGGAACTGGAAGACGTCGTCGTCCCGCACTACGAGGCGGCCCTCGACGGCGAAACGATCACGTTCGAACGCGCGATCGACGACAGCGTCTACTGGTTCCACTTCGCCCCCGTTCGCGACGACGACGGCGACGTCTTCGCCGCCATGGGGATGTCGCAGAGTATCACCGCGCGGGTCGAGGCCCAGCGCAGGCTCGAAGAGTCGGAGCGACGCTACCGCGCCCTCGTCGAGCACTTCCCGAACGGGATCGTCACCCTGTTCGATCACGACCTCGAGTACACGCTGGCGGCGGGCCGGGCTTTCGAAGAGCTCCCGATCGACCCGGACGATCTCGAGGGGCGCCAGTTACGGGACGCCTGGCCCGAAGACGTCGCCGAGGCGCTCGAACCCGCGTTCGAGGCCGCACTGAACGGCGAAGTACGGTCGGTCGAACTCGAGTACGCCGACAACGAGTGGATCGTTCACGTGGTGCCGATCACCGACGAGCGCGGGGACGTGTTCGCCGGCATGACGATGGCCCAGGACGTCACCGAGCAGAAAGAACGCGAGCGGTACCTGCGCGACGCCAAGGCGCAGCTCGAGGCCGCGACCGAGGCCGGCGCCGTCGGCACCTGGGAGTGGCTGATTCCCGAGGACCGGTTCGTTACCGGCGCCTCCTTCGCCCGGAAATTCGGGGTCGATCCGGAAGATACGCGCGAGGGCGTACCGCTCGAACAGGTGGTGTCGTCGATCCACGCGGCCGATCGCAACCGCGTGCGAGCGAAGATCGAGGAGGCCGTCGAGACCTGCGGCGAGTACGAGGCCGAGTACCGGGTCTGGAACGCCGACGGCGAGCTTCGGTGGGTGGTCGCCCGCGGCCACGTCGAGTGCGACGAAGAGGGGAACCCGGAGACGTTCCCCGGTGCGCTCACGGACATCACGGAGCGCAAACGGGCCGAGATCGAGGCCGAGAAACAGAAGCGGCAACTCGAGACGCTGTTCCAGGTGCTGCCCGTCGGCGCCGTCGTCGCGAGCGCGGACGGCTCGCTGCGCAGGGCGAACGACGCCGCGAAGGAGATCTGGGGCGGCGACGTCTTCGACGCGGAATCGGTCGAGGAGTACGAGAAGTACTCCGCCGTCTGGGCCGATTCGGGCGAGCCGGTCGAACCCGAGGAGTGGACGATGTCCCAGGTGCTTCGCGGCGAGAAGATCACCGAGCCCAACGTGTACGAGATCACCACGTTCGACGGCGAGCGGCGGATCATCATGGAGCACGGGATGCCGGTCAGAGACGAGCGCGGCGACATGAGTCGCGCCGTCGTGACGCTCACCGACATCACCGAACGCAAGGAGTACCAGCGAAAGCTGAAAGAGTCGAACGAGCGCTTAGAGCAGTTCGCCTACGCCGCCTCCCACGACCTCCAGGAGCCGCTGCGGATGGTCTCGAGCTACCTCCAGCTGATCGAGAGCCGATACGCCGACGAACTCGACGAGGACGGCGAGGAGTTCCTCGAGTTCGCCGTCGACGGCGCCGAACGGATGAGCGACATGATCGAGGGGCTGCTCGAGTACTCCCGCGTCGAAACGCAGGGCGATCCGTTCGACACGGTGGATCTCGACGCCGTCCTCGACGACGTGCTCGCGGACCTTCAGCTCCGGATCGAGGAGAGCGACGCCGAGATCACGAGCGAATCGCTCCCCCGCGTCGAGGGCGACGTCGGGCAGTTACGACAGGTGTTCCAGAACCTGCTGTCGAACGCGATCGAGTACAGCGGCGACGAGCCGCCGCGAATTCGCGTCGAGACCGAGCACACCGGCTCGAGGTGGCGGATATCGGTCCACGACGAGGGGATCGGCATCGACCCCGACGATCAGGAGCGCATCTTCGAGGTGTTCCAGCGCATCCACAGCCAGAACGAAGGAAGCGGAACGGGGATCGGCCTCGCGCTCACCCGCCGGATCGTCGAGCGCCACGGCGGTGAGATCGGGATCGACTCCGAACCCGGCGACGGATCGACGTTCTCGTTCACGCTACCGGACGCGACCGATCGGTAG